A segment of the Coffea arabica cultivar ET-39 chromosome 8c, Coffea Arabica ET-39 HiFi, whole genome shotgun sequence genome:
TCTAGTTGGtagatacatatatatattcgaTTTGCCCTTGTCCGTTTGCATCAATCCATATGCATCTTAAAAGCCGTAAACCCAATGTCCAAAACTTTTGATTGCTTAAGCTGCTGTGAGTGAAAACCCACTTCGAACATGGTTGGGCTTTGGAACAGAAGAATACGACGGTTCTCAACCATACACTTTAAAGCTAtattttcagaaccggaccggatagcgactcggccgATATCAGGGGTCaagggtcaatgggttcgacctggggtcgataggggtcgaaccagatgacgtcataaataaaaattatttaaaaattaaaatattatatatataatatataataatatattgatattaataaaggtatattcatatatatttgatgtttcaaatatatttaacaagaaaatacaaagaaattagaacagtcaaatagcaatttatattatttaatgagtattaacaagtttagaattaaaattatggatttaattaaaaaataataccaaattttaagataatatttataaagtataaaatatttgagatatattaataatttttaataacctagggatcaaaatataatattaaaaatattttgaccttcaagaaaaaaaagaatctaCATACATGCATGGAGAGAGGGCAACAAGAAGATATGGATGTTGTATGAACACGTGCGAGCGAGTTGTGGCCAGGATGTAGCAGCACTGCTGTAGTAATCAACTGTGCATGCATGTCCCATTACAAAAATGGTTGCGTTTTGGGATTTTGGGCTGGGCACATGGAGCCAAGGAGATGCGGGTCCCTCTCTTTCCTTTCCTTGCGTGAGATTTGAGATGCATGGTGGAACCCGGTTCTTAATTTTCCCGGTCAAACCGGATCAAACCCGGATTTTGACCTGGTTTGACCGAACTTTTAATTTCCCAATTTTTAAAGTTAGCTCGGACCGGACAATTGGCCGGTTCCCAATTTGACCGgtcggaccggccggtccggtccgagtttgaaaacagagCTTTAAAGTGGCCTCGTAAGAAGGTACAAGAAGCAAGAACTTGGTTCAAGGCACGGTGCCTTTAGGGATTTTCATGCCTGACTAGATTGAGACTAATTGATAAATTGGTCATCGATCGAGGAAAATGTGGCTACTCAGCAAACAGAACGTATGAGGTACGAAAAAAGAAGAACTCAAAACAGGGCCACTGAAGTGCCCAGTACATCTCCAATTTGAGCTGTATTAGAGTAGTATTTTGCAACCTTCTGCTCTCCCATCTTATTTTGCTTGCTTCCCCTAAATGCGCCACCCAAAATCTAGCTAGCAAATGTCCCTTTAATTGCTCTTTATGCAATCTCTTAAAGTGGAAAGTATATGGAAAAATTGCACTCAGTATTATATACAGTAAAATCTACGTCTGATTTGCTTTATCAAAAAAAAGCCAGGAAGGTTACCCCCTCCACCCTGATGATGTATATCTACGCTGAAGATGATGCTGAAAATGCTGAAGGCGTGGATGAACAGGGAGTGGTCGATGCGCTTTCTGGTGAATTCCTGCACAAAGGGCACGTCCCATTGAGCTTAAGCCATTCATCGACGCAGCTGGCGTGAAAGTAATGGTTGCATTCTGGTATACTCCTCAAGGTTTCTTTAGGCTGGTACTCAGCCAAGCATATTGGACAAGTGCCATCGCTAGGATTAGGAAGCCGGCGACTTTCTCCGACCACCGTCTTCGGGTAAGATTCAATTGTCGGTGCATCAAGGCCTGTTACCGTCACAGACGCCGGTGGCCGAAGACTCGTCCCAGCGGTGGATAGCTCAGTGTTTAGACTGCGACGTTGGCCGAAGTCTCTGACTTTGTTGCAGGTGTAACATGCGAGCCCCACGAGGCACACAAGCACCGGTATGCCGACACCAATGATAATGCCATACATGGCACCTCTTCGAAGGCCTATAATCAAGGGAGAATTCCAAGATATTAACATTTTACGCCAAGACTTGGGGTACAAAATTCTACAGATGCAATCTCTAAAAGCTTACATATAACTGTATCACCAGACAATTCTTGATGTAATATATTATCCTCAGAAAACAACTTTTTGTTGCTGTATAGGCCATTTTTGTATTCTTCAATTATGCAAATAAGCAcctaattttgataaattttgaaaCTGCAATCAAGTAGTACAACGTAAATTAGTCATTCTCACGGACATCAACAGTTAGTCAATTAAGAACGCTGCCTTTAATCCCATAATAGAATCACAAAAACGACAGCTAAATCAACTGGCAACAGTTTGAAAGCGTAAACTCGGGTCCCAGTGGCCAGTTCTAAGATTTTCTGCAAATGGTCATCCATTGTCCATTGACagcaacttcttatttttggcgGGATACTTCGACTACAAGTCCCTCAGTTTTGACGAGGTCAAAATGTCGGTCTTACTCTTCAAAGTTCAGACCAACCAACTAAGGACAATCATCATGATCAAGTTTTGAGAGTCGCATACTCAAAGTTCGTCCTCATCATCAGGTGAAGAAATTCCAGGGGAGGGGACACGAGAGAAAGGCTGAAGGCGTGGTTCTCAATTAAACTGCTTTTCGGAGTTCACGCTTTCTATGGGGCACGCTCATAAGGTTTTGTTCTAGTTATGAGATCCTCACGCTTTTTGGAGGCTCCAGATGAGGGCTGACTTCTGGTAGTACAAACTACAAAGAATCATCACTTCAGcacccaaaacaaaaaacaaaaaaaaaaaaagggaaaaaaaatacaaagaatCATGGCTTAGGGGGCAGAGGAAAAAGGCCTGGTATTCTACAGCCTGAAAACTCATGGCTAATTGGATTGGAACCAAAAGAGATCCTACCATGTACCAAGTAAAGAGGAGTAATGACTCAAAAATgagaaaacagaaagaaagaCAAAAGTTAAGAACGAGTAACCACCAATTGATCACTAAAATTTATGGTAATCTCATCTTTCGTTAGTCTTTTGCATCCACCTTTCTTtattagatatatatatatatatatatatatatatatatatatatatatatatatatatatatatatacatgaattAAGCTACACGGTATAAATTTGTAAAAGTAAAACCATCAGATTATCAGTCTTCTTTATCCCTGTTATGTACCTCTCCGAGAAACGCTAGTGAAGAAGTACAATTACCAACAACAGAAAATCGTATCCTAATTGCAATCATTCATCTATTTACCTGATCTCTTCTTGGAGCAGACCATTACTATTAAATGCTGGCGCATAGAACTAGACTTACAGAAAATTACATTCACCACATTGTACGTTGATGGTGATCGCTCCTGCATAATCAGTGCATATGAATCAGCAGGTCCCATTCAACCATTGTTTTCTATACAGCACAGCAGTTGAATGTACTACTCAGGGTTGTTAAGTGACGCCACCTGTGTCACCTAATTCTCgattattttcccttttttcaataaaatataCACATTGTAagaatatgtgtgtgtgtggatATTGACTATGGAACGTCCCAAAATATCCACACACTGCGAAACCCAGAGTGCTGCCGGATCACCTCTACCAGGCCCGTTTTCATCTCTTGGTACTGTCTCATAGGAATAGGTATCTCATGACCGTCTGTCTACAGCTTTGTCATCTTGAATCCTAAACTTAATCAACAACTTCTGATCAAGAATCTAGCTCTCTGTCTCAAATTTCAGAGTCTATGCACAATAACTCAAATCAAATTTTCAACTTCCAGTGAGGCTATCACATATGAGGGTAACATTTTTCCTTATAATTGAAGTAATTCTGTTAGGTGCTCTGCATCTATCCAActtctttccctttttgttttgctTCTCTCAACTTGGTTTTTATTAGGTGAAACTACGGGAACATTAAACCTTCCAGTGATCGACTCATTAAACCAATCTAATTCGGTACTTCGCATTTTTCCAGAGAAGTAAAAGACAGTTTTTGGATGCTGTCAGAAGTtggattgaaatttgaaattatatCATATAAAAGTGCAGCTCAACAGGAAGCAATTTAAATTCTAATCCGATGGTAATTCTCATGGGAACCAAACGACGGCGTAAAAATAATTACCTTTTCTAGGAAGACGGCCGCAACCAATTTCCAACCCGGAATTGCTCTTGAACCCACAATACAGACCCCGTTTTTCGCAGCTTCGGCATCCTGCAGGCTGGTCCCATACCAACTCAAGATCTTCTTCAACAATTGTCTCCGACCAAAACTCCGCGTATGATAAGCGAAGGGCAATCGAAGCATTTCGTATTAAGCGACACGAGGGTGGGATTTCGGACGAATAACGACTAGGAGTAGCCATGATCGTGGAATTATAATCACCATAACAAAACAGCGGCATAAGATTATCCATCGTCCTGTATGCTGACAATTCTAAGGAACAGTTGAAATACGTGTAGCTGTATGGAGCTGCTCTAAATGAAGAATCTACAGCACTGAAGTTTGAAACTCTTCTGGGAAGGCAGTCGCCCGGATCATTGATATATATGGTTTGTTCAGAGTAATTAATCCGGTTGACTCTGAATTCGCCGGAGCGGGGAAGGCTGAGGATTGT
Coding sequences within it:
- the LOC140013806 gene encoding RING-H2 finger protein ATL20-like translates to MGSSGSGVGLSSFSSSSSSFCLLIFFFLPHLSLSVRICKPASCSEMGLGPQVRFPFRLKGIQDQSCGYPGFDLSCNNHSQTILSLPRSGEFRVNRINYSEQTIYINDPGDCLPRRVSNFSAVDSSFRAAPYSYTYFNCSLELSAYRTMDNLMPLFCYGDYNSTIMATPSRYSSEIPPSCRLIRNASIALRLSYAEFWSETIVEEDLELVWDQPAGCRSCEKRGLYCGFKSNSGLEIGCGRLPRKGLRRGAMYGIIIGVGIPVLVCLVGLACYTCNKVRDFGQRRSLNTELSTAGTSLRPPASVTVTGLDAPTIESYPKTVVGESRRLPNPSDGTCPICLAEYQPKETLRSIPECNHYFHASCVDEWLKLNGTCPLCRNSPESASTTPCSSTPSAFSASSSA